The following proteins come from a genomic window of Solea solea chromosome 3, fSolSol10.1, whole genome shotgun sequence:
- the ccdc146 gene encoding coiled-coil domain-containing protein 146 — MSLREQDGSRPPSRGEVEVREEEEDAERRMEEDLPLLALAPDASLPEVQPSAASTDVSASPVSQCLDELLLLGKIDQTKAARLKANYKLLLDRLKRSQDSELRCLGEAKRCRAELERLHTELEGAEEQSASDEPESEVKELRRQLLQAYNELKAADNAAYETQHRVKCLWEEKQYLEKENEIQPPPAELESRTKALQDKYEDLRKEVAHRHLEVRSLTEDVEAHEIHILEEQKELEDQKEIIELKEAEKAQLIGVPGQILQKIERKRCKNEAAAKTVEALNSEISEMEQQLKKVEVCNRSLGAQKEEATQKLQALQARVEASQVLSRQLLKEQEVNKEEQNEIIGTRGILEMKLQNITCDRKHLYERQSVQLREKNRQMQALKRMEHALAIATEQQEHTHTIYNELQAQLHAVPRRDTSIQQRMELQREVDALKVGFEKQLLVAEEESQKKQQYGVIQELLRESNQLREELHNLRSLTKIKAEERGQKHRDLLRAERLHQLTQHELLEKDLIVMDQNKLSTMLQRRILQYSKLCDMIVEEKIKYMKLRQIASERIREMKEQLRVLENEMDIQRAIAVNKDRLLTKARMKLSNSSKTRDKLRNDISKVAWKHRQIGEQTEDNKLDLVKLTKMINLQEQALLEMNKNHETAVQRRNFLGIQLLEHEEVLCSYHEKVNVQEAAITKGNIELESMEKEMKDLQSAINEERRQIDVKKKEVPVSRKLEEEITVLQIELSEARDKTVECLDRTMDYKEIKGNDPSTVELVQKIEQLELILAERERQLLEKQLLVDQVTRLSKPLSEQAENCREDRLSVRKKLNDLRTHIINANRRLMAVSAELSVKQAVALSQQQGIKERELQMDMCQRRLEQGLPPCPEMEETWRKMLRDKRRRQRDKAEKDRLAEEDEWNQLPNGEYTTAESRPNAYIPRTDALPLPKPYGAQTPFKPPPPGANMRHFRKPTLKPLEIQQTM; from the exons AAGTCAGGACTCCGAGCTCCGGTGTTTGGGTGAGGCAAAGAGGTGTCGTGCTGAGCTGGAGCGGCTGCACACCGAGCTggagggagcagaggagcagagcgCTTCAGACGAGCCTGAAAGTGAGGTCAAAGAACTGAGGCGACAGCTCCTTCAGGCATACAATGAACTGAAAGCCGCAGACAACGCGGCGTACGAGACGCAACACCGAGTCAAGTG TCTCTGGGAAGAGAAGCAGTACCTGGAGAAAGAGAATGAGATACAGCCTCCACCTGCT GAGCTGGAGAGCAGAACAAAAGCCCTACAAGACAAATATGAGGATTTGAGGAAAGAGGTGGCCCATAGACATCTGGAAGTCAG GAGTCTCACTGAAGATGTGGAAGCCCATGAAATTCATATACTGGAAGAACAGAAGGAACTGGAGGACCAGAAGGAGATCATAGAGCTCAAAGAG GCCGAGAAAGCGCAGCTCATTGGCGTACCAGGCCAGATTCTACAGAAGATTGAAAGGAAACGCTGTAAAAATGA GGCGGCAGCGAAGACGGTAGAAGCGCTAAACTCCGAGATTTCGGAAatggagcagcagctgaagaAGGTGGAGGTGTGTAACCGCTCCCTCGGGGCGCAGAAGGAGGAGGCCACGCAGAAGCTGCAGGCTCTCCAGGCCCGAGTAGAAGCCAGTCAGGTGCTGAGCAGGCAGCTACTCAAAGAGCAGGAGGTCAACAAGGAGGAGCAGAATGAAATCATTGGCACCAG AGGTATCCTGGAAATGAAGCTGCAGAACATCACGTGTGACAGGAAGCACCTGTACGAGAGGCAATCTGTGCAACTCAGAGAAAAAAATAG GCAGATGCAAGCCCTGAAGAGGATGGAGCATGCGTTGGCCATCGCCACTGAGCAGCAAGAACACACGCATACTATCTACAATGAGCTTCAGGCACAG TTGCACGCTGTTCCCAGAAGAGACACCAGTATTCAACAGAGGATGGAGCTTCAGAGAGAAGTGGATGCTCTTAAAGTCGGCTTTGAAAAACAG CTGTTggtggcagaggaggagagccAGAAGAAGCAGCAGTACGGGGTGATTcaggagctgctgagggagtCGAACCAGCTCAGAGAGGAACTCCACAACCTCAGATCTCTCACCAAGATCAAAGCCGAGGAGAGGGGGCAGAAGCACCGTGACCTGCTCCGCGCTGAG CGACTGCACCAGCTCACCCAGCACGAGCTGCTAGAGAAAGACCTGATCGTCATGGACCAAAACAAACTGAGCACGATGCTGCAGCGCAG AATATTACAGTATTCTAAACTGTGTGACATGATCGTGGAGGAGAAGATCAAGTACATGAAGCTGAGGCAGATTGCCTCAGAAAGGATCAGAGAGATGAAGGAGCAGCTTAGGGTCCTGGAAAACGAGATGGACATCCAACGCGCAATTGCTGTCaacaaggacag ATTGCTCACAAAGGCTCGTATGAAGCTCTCCAACAGCTCCAAAACGAGGGACAAGCTGCGCAACGACATCTCCAAG GTTGCGTGGAAGCACCGTCAGATCGGTGAGCAGACTGAGGACAACAAACTGGATTTGGTGAAACTCACAAAAATGATCAACCTCCAGGAGCAGGCGCTGCTGGAGATGAACAAGAATCACGAGACGGCCGTACAGCGTCGCAATTTCCT AGGCATTCAGCTACTGGAGCATGAGGAGGTGTTGTGCAGCTACCACGAGAAGGTGAATGTCCAAGAGGCAGCGATCACCAAGGGCAACATTGAGCTGGAGTCGATGGAGAAGGAGATGAAAGACTTGCAGTCAGCCATTaatgaggagaggagacagatagatgtgaagaagaaggaggtgCCTGTCAGCAGAAAGCTGGAAGAAGAGATCACCGTGTTGCAGATAGAG CTTTCAGAAGCCAGAGACAAGACGGTTGAATGTCTGGATCGAACCATGGATTACAAAGAGATAAAAGGCAACGACCCATCGACTGTGGAATTGGTCCAGAAAATTGAGCAG CTCGAGTTGATTCTCGCCGAACGAGAGAGGCAGCTGCTGGAGAAACAGCTGCTCGTGGACCAGGTGACCCGACTGTCAAAGCCGCTCAGCGAGCAAGCTGAGAACTGCCGGGAGGACAGACTCTCCGTGAGAAAGAAG CTGAACGATCTCCGAACCCATATAATCAACGCCAACCGCCGCCTGATGGCTGTTTCTGCAGAGCTTTCCGTGAAGCAGGCTGTCGCTTTGTCTCAACAACAAGGGATCAAAGAGCGAGAGCTCCAG ATGGACATGTGCCAGCGGCGGCTGGAGCAGGGCCTGCCACCTTGTCCTGAAATGGAGGAGACGTGGAGGAAGATGCTCCGGGacaagagaaggagacagagagacaaagcgGAGAAAGACAGG ctcgcTGAAGAAGACGAGTGGAACCAGTTGCCAAACGGAGAATACACCACGGCTGAATCCCGTCCTAATGCGTACATCCCCCGGACCGACGCGCTCCCTCTGCCCAAACCTTACGGCGCTCAGACCCCGTTCAAACCTCCCCCACCGGGAGCCAACATGAGGCACTTCCGCAAGCCAACGCTCAAACCCTTAGAGATACAGCAGACAATGTAA